The following proteins come from a genomic window of Chryseobacterium glaciei:
- a CDS encoding DUF421 domain-containing protein, with protein MNPILDVVVRSLCVYLFMMVAIRLFGKNQLSQLNAGDVVLLLLISNAVQNAMVGQNTSLQGGLIAALVLFAANFVVKRLMFANKSFKSFMEADPVILIKDGKVDEKALDDVKINIDELEEAIREHGVDGIKNVKLSILEVDGNISVISEDEKDKQTHYSRIKRKNKRKYH; from the coding sequence GTGAATCCCATTCTAGATGTAGTTGTCCGCTCGCTTTGTGTTTACCTTTTCATGATGGTAGCTATTCGGTTGTTTGGAAAAAATCAGCTTTCTCAGCTTAATGCTGGAGATGTGGTTTTGTTATTGCTGATTTCCAATGCGGTTCAGAATGCAATGGTAGGGCAGAATACTTCTTTACAGGGAGGATTAATCGCAGCTCTGGTTCTTTTTGCAGCCAATTTTGTTGTAAAAAGATTAATGTTTGCAAATAAATCTTTTAAAAGTTTTATGGAAGCAGATCCTGTAATTTTGATAAAGGATGGTAAAGTAGATGAAAAAGCTTTAGATGATGTTAAAATAAATATTGATGAACTTGAAGAAGCCATTCGCGAACATGGTGTTGATGGAATTAAAAATGTAAAGTTATCTATTTTGGAGGTTGACGGAAACATAAGCGTAATTTCCGAGGACGAGAAAGATAAGCAGACACACTATTCCAGAATAAAAAGAAAAAACAAAAGAAAATATCACTAA